In one Balaenoptera ricei isolate mBalRic1 chromosome 20, mBalRic1.hap2, whole genome shotgun sequence genomic region, the following are encoded:
- the MRPL58 gene encoding large ribosomal subunit protein mL62 isoform X2, with product MAAVRWLRWGLNRAESWLLPPPARCPHRTLNKQDDAEQANNDIPIDRLTISYCRSSGPGGQNVNKVNSKAEVRFHLASAEWIAEPVRRKMAVTHKNKINRAGELILTSECSRYQFRNLADCLQKIRDMITEASQPAKEASREDAVLQKIRVENMNRERLRKKRINSAIKTSRRVDVD from the exons ATGGCGGCCGTACGGTGGCTGCGCTGGGGCCTGAATCGAGCCGAATCCTGGCTGCTCCCGCCGCCCGCGCGCTGCCCCCACCGGACTCTGAACAAACAG GATGATGCAGAGCAAGCCAACAACGACATTCCCATAG ATCGCTTGACAATATCTTATTGTCGGAGTAGTGGTCCTGGGGGCCAGAATGTTAACAAAG TGAATTCCAAGGCTGAAGTCAGGTTCCACCTGGCCAGCGCCGAGTGGATTGCAGAGCCTGTACGGCGGAAGATGGCGGTCACG CACAAAAATAAGATCAACAGGGCAGGAGAGTTGATCCTTACCTCTGAATGCAGCCGCTATCAGTTCCGAAATCTGGCAGATTGCCTACAGAAAATTCGAGACATGATCACTgaggccagccagccagccaaggAGGCATCCAGAGAAGATGCTGTACTTCAGAAAATCAG GGTAGAAAACATGAATCGGGAAAGgctgagaaaaaagagaataaattctgCCATAAAGACAAGCAGGAGGGTAGATGTGGACTGA
- the MRPL58 gene encoding large ribosomal subunit protein mL62 isoform X1, which yields MAAVRWLRWGLNRAESWLLPPPARCPHRTLNKQVEGTEFQSVYSLDKLYPKSRGSDTAWRVPDDAEQANNDIPIDRLTISYCRSSGPGGQNVNKVNSKAEVRFHLASAEWIAEPVRRKMAVTHKNKINRAGELILTSECSRYQFRNLADCLQKIRDMITEASQPAKEASREDAVLQKIRVENMNRERLRKKRINSAIKTSRRVDVD from the exons ATGGCGGCCGTACGGTGGCTGCGCTGGGGCCTGAATCGAGCCGAATCCTGGCTGCTCCCGCCGCCCGCGCGCTGCCCCCACCGGACTCTGAACAAACAGGTAGAAGGCACCGAATTCCAGAGCGTCTACAGCCTGGACAAGCTCTACCCCAAATCGCGCGGCTCGGACACCGCCTGGAGGGTTCCG GATGATGCAGAGCAAGCCAACAACGACATTCCCATAG ATCGCTTGACAATATCTTATTGTCGGAGTAGTGGTCCTGGGGGCCAGAATGTTAACAAAG TGAATTCCAAGGCTGAAGTCAGGTTCCACCTGGCCAGCGCCGAGTGGATTGCAGAGCCTGTACGGCGGAAGATGGCGGTCACG CACAAAAATAAGATCAACAGGGCAGGAGAGTTGATCCTTACCTCTGAATGCAGCCGCTATCAGTTCCGAAATCTGGCAGATTGCCTACAGAAAATTCGAGACATGATCACTgaggccagccagccagccaaggAGGCATCCAGAGAAGATGCTGTACTTCAGAAAATCAG GGTAGAAAACATGAATCGGGAAAGgctgagaaaaaagagaataaattctgCCATAAAGACAAGCAGGAGGGTAGATGTGGACTGA